One Microcoleus sp. AS-A8 DNA window includes the following coding sequences:
- a CDS encoding Panacea domain-containing protein, with amino-acid sequence MLDQLIKYFVYATRGHITKTQLVKFLYLADLYSVKWTGKQLTKLDWYYYLHGPWHEDIDAALAKMNGKEILQDSEGDAVLIRLGPEAANAEELELPASLKLILENIRREWAGAGQDRIKQLLDYVYSTAPMLEVKEAHKPEEKVPLNLEKERERLIQELDQ; translated from the coding sequence ATGTTAGACCAACTTATAAAGTATTTCGTGTACGCGACAAGAGGACATATCACTAAAACCCAACTCGTCAAATTCTTGTATTTAGCCGATCTTTACTCTGTCAAATGGACAGGAAAGCAGCTTACTAAACTAGACTGGTATTACTATCTGCATGGACCTTGGCATGAAGATATAGATGCGGCTCTAGCTAAAATGAACGGTAAGGAAATTCTCCAAGACTCAGAGGGGGACGCTGTGCTGATTAGACTTGGTCCAGAAGCAGCTAATGCCGAGGAACTTGAATTACCTGCAAGTCTCAAGTTAATACTTGAGAACATTAGGAGAGAGTGGGCAGGTGCAGGTCAGGATAGAATTAAGCAATTACTTGACTATGTTTATAGCACTGCTCCGATGCTGGAGGTTAAGGAGGCACATAAGCCAGAAGAGAAAGTGCCCCTTAACCTAGAAAAGGAGAGAGAGAGATTAATTCAGGAATTAGACCAATAA
- a CDS encoding type II toxin-antitoxin system PemK/MazF family toxin — MSGQKPPRQGWIYYINPHRVVLRCKLSHTYIYDLPEPGEVECQHHSCQLKINSSRVFRGGHPHIVWTSKQFQDGSNYIDTFTLIPLTSSERNKGLPTTWPIKATSKNGLDEDSFALVHQICTVDANSFKDSNGDWLIRIGQLEKPDRGAIEERLKFFLGIHETPNEDWFVQNATPELLKKVYFNLSEDDQNRVLEELIDDMH; from the coding sequence GTGTCTGGACAGAAACCCCCCCGACAAGGTTGGATCTACTATATAAATCCTCACAGGGTAGTTCTTAGATGTAAGTTGAGTCATACTTACATCTACGACTTACCCGAACCAGGTGAAGTTGAATGTCAACATCACTCTTGCCAACTGAAGATTAACTCTAGCCGAGTTTTCCGGGGAGGTCATCCCCACATCGTTTGGACAAGTAAGCAATTTCAAGATGGCTCTAACTATATAGATACATTTACACTTATTCCATTGACTTCAAGTGAACGAAATAAAGGTCTACCAACAACATGGCCTATTAAAGCCACCAGTAAAAATGGTCTTGATGAAGATTCTTTTGCCCTAGTTCACCAGATATGCACAGTTGATGCTAACTCTTTCAAAGACTCAAATGGAGATTGGTTAATCCGGATTGGTCAACTAGAAAAACCAGATAGGGGAGCTATAGAAGAGCGTTTAAAGTTTTTTTTGGGAATACATGAAACTCCTAATGAAGACTGGTTTGTTCAAAATGCAACTCCAGAACTTTTGAAGAAAGTGTACTTTAATCTATCAGAGGATGACCAAAACAGAGTATTAGAGGAATTAATAGATGATATGCATTAA